The segment TAATCCACAGACTGCGGAAATTTCTTTTCTTCTTGCGTCTGTCGGTGTATGCATACTGAAGGCTTTTCTCGTAAGCATTCTTTGCTACTGTCCAAACATTCTTTCTGGCCCCAAACTGGCCTTTGACCCGCTTGAGGACTTTTTTTCGTCTCGCTCTTGAAGCGACTGAGTTAACTGATCGTGGCATTTTTGTTCTTTTTTTACTTCAGCGTTCCGGATCAAGG is part of the Bacteroidota bacterium genome and harbors:
- the rplT gene encoding 50S ribosomal protein L20, translated to MPRSVNSVASRARRKKVLKRVKGQFGARKNVWTVAKNAYEKSLQYAYTDRRKKKRNFRSLWITRINAGVREYGLSYSEFIGMLNEKNIRISRKVMADLAMNNPEAFKAIVDAVKS